In the genome of Physeter macrocephalus isolate SW-GA chromosome 20, ASM283717v5, whole genome shotgun sequence, one region contains:
- the CALY gene encoding LOW QUALITY PROTEIN: neuron-specific vesicular protein calcyon (The sequence of the model RefSeq protein was modified relative to this genomic sequence to represent the inferred CDS: inserted 2 bases in 1 codon): protein MPRGARXCGQCCCARGCTPAFLRGVCPAASEALTGRGLPSTMVKLNCSFSGKTGSGDGATMDSVPLISPLDVSQLQPAFSDQVVIKTQTEYQLSSGDQPTKFSDLEAQKLGGGHPEDARGRMPTGRMIAFTMALMGCLLIMYKAIWYDQFSCPDGFLLRHKICTPLTLEMYYTELDPEHHRSLLAAIGAYPVGRKHGTETPWLSASYHAFKEAPKAHKAPARAAMAAVTEPSRKPSGKPSGKPSGEASAPGEKEAAQKVEGSAPPPAPQ, encoded by the exons ATGCCCCGTGGCGCCCG CTGTGGGCAGTGCTGCTGTGCACGTGGCTGCACACCCGCCTTCCTGCGGGGTGTCTGCCCAGCAGCGAGTGAGGCCCTCACAG GACGAGGACTGCCATCCACCATGGTGAAGCTGAACTGCAGCTTCTCGGGGAAGACAGGCTCCGGGGACGGGGCTACCATGGACAGCGTCCCTCTGATCAGCCCCCTGGATGTCAGCCAGCTACAGCCTGCGTTCTCAGACCAG GTTGTCATTAAGACACAGACGGAATACCAGCTGTCCTCCGGGGaccagccaacaaagttctccgACCTGGAGGCCCAGAAGCTGGGCGGCGGCCACCCGGAGGATGCACGTGGCAGG ATGCCCACAGGGCGGATGATCGCCTTCACCATGGCGCTCATGGGCTGCCTCCTGATCATGTACAAGGCCATTTGGTATGACCAGTTCAGCTGCCCCGACGGCTTCCTGCTTCGG CACAAGATCTGCACCCCGCTGACCCTGGAGATGTACTACACCGAGCTGGACCCCGAGCACCACCGCAGCCTTCTGGCGGCCATCGGGGCCTACCCAGTGGGCCGCAAGCACGGCACGGAGACCCCGTGGTTGTCCGCGAGCTACCACGCCTTCAAGGAGGCGCCCAAGGCGCACAAGGCGCCTGCCCGCGCGGCCATGGCGGCGGTCACCGAGCCCTCGAGGAAGCCCTCGGGGAAGCCCTCGGGGAAGCCCTCCGGGGAGGCCTCGGCGCCGGGAGAGAAGGAGGCGGCTCAGAAGGTGGAGGGGAGCGcgccgcccccagccccccagtgA
- the ECHS1 gene encoding enoyl-CoA hydratase, mitochondrial, translating to MAALRALQPSVRALLCTWPGCPAPRSFASSAASEYIITAKKGKNSNVGLVQLNRPKALNALCDGLIVELNQALQAFEEDPAVGAIVLTGGEKAFAAGADIKEMQNLTFQDCYSSKFLSHWDLLSQVKKPVIAAVNGYALGGGCELAMMCDIIYAGEKAQFGQPEILIGTIPGAGGTQRLTRAVGKSLAMEMVLTGDRISAQDAKQAGLVSKIFPVETLVEEAIKCAEKIASNSKIVTAMAKESVNAAFEMTLTEGIKLEKKLFYSTFATEDRKEGMSAFVEKRKANFKDQ from the exons ATGGCCGCCCTGCGCGCCTTGCAGCCCAGCGTCCGCGCCCTGCTGTGCACTTGGCCCGGCTGCCCCGCGCCGCGCTCCTTCGCCTCCA gcGCAGCCTCTGAATACATCATCACAGCCAAGAAGGGGAAGAACAGCAACGTGGGGTTGGTCCAGCTGAACCGCCCCAAGGCACTCAATGCGCTCTGCGATGGCCTGATCGTGGAGCTCAACCAGGCGCTACAGGCCTTCGAGGAGGACCCGGCTGTGGGGGCCATCGTCCTTACGGGCGGGGAGAAGGCGTTTGCAG CTGGAGCCGACATCAAGGAAATGCAGAATCTAACGTTCCAGGACTGCTACTCCAGCAAGTTCTTGAGCCACTGGGACCTACTCTCTCAGGTCAAGAAGCCAGTCATAGCTGCTGTCAATGGCTACGCC CTTGGCGGTGGCTGTGAACTTGCTATGATGTGTGACATCATTTATGCTGGAGAGAAAGCCCAGTTTGGGCAGCCAGAGATCCTAATAGGAACCATCCCAG GTGCAGGGGGCACCCAGAGACTGACCCGTGCCGTCGGAAAGTCCCTGGCCATGGAGATGGTCCTCACTGGTGACCGGATCTCGGCCCAGGATGCCAAGCAAGCAG GTCTTGTAAGCAAAATTTTTCCTGTTGAGACACTGGTGGAAGAAGCCATCAAGTGTGCAGAAAAAATTGCCAGCAACTCTAAAATTGTAACAGCGATGGCCAAAGAATCCGTGAATGCAG CTTTTGAAATGACATTAACAGAGGGCATTAAGTTAGAGAAGAAACTCTTCTATTCAACTTTTGCTACG GAAGACCGGAAAGAAGGGATGTCCGCGTTTGTGGAGAAGAGAAAGGCCAACTTCAAAGACCAGTAA
- the PRAP1 gene encoding proline-rich acidic protein 1, producing the protein MRRLLLITSLGAVFLLEASSAWTPQVLVQTKGKVGAEQGTEEAWGARAVEPPGKDSQHMWLFMAPKLLATTGEKRQGAEALAETKDILGRVPSPRWGPEPDHDSLYHNWPEEAQGEARPWAQVLPPQQVLQGPEEDRDHIYHPKEDSWEP; encoded by the exons ATGAGGAG GCTCCTCCTGATCACCAGCCTGGGGGCTGTGTTTCTGCTGGAGGCGAGCTCAGCATGGACCCCCCAG GTCCTCGTCCAGACCAAAGGCAAAGTCGGGGCTGAGCAGGGCACAGAGGA GGCCTGGGGCGCCCGAGCGGTGGAGCCTCCGGGGAAGGACAGCCAGCACATGTGGCTGTTCATGGCACCAAAGCTCTTGGCCACCACCGGGGAGAAGCGGCAAG GTGCCGAGGCCCTGGCAGAGACCAAGGACATCCTGGGCCGTGTCCCAAGCCCCAGGTGGGGCCCTGAGCCTGACCATGACAGCCTGTACCACAACTGGCCCGAGGAGGCCCAGGGGGAGGCAAGGCCCTGGGCTCAGGTGCTGCCACCTCAGCAGGTGCTTCAAGGGCCAGAGGAGGACCGAGACCACATCTACCACCCCAAGGAGGACTCCTGGGAGCCTTGA